One window of Desulfobacca acetoxidans DSM 11109 genomic DNA carries:
- the argF gene encoding ornithine carbamoyltransferase — protein sequence MNRDLLTILDLTAAEIYQLLERAAALKVLHQQDHDPKPLAGKTLALIFEKPSTRTRVSFEAGIAHLGGSTIYLGRNDSQLSRSEPIADTARVLARYVDGIVIRTFGHDIVEDMARWADIPVINGLTDSHHPCQVLSDLQTIQERFGRVTDLKVAWIGDGNNMANSWITAALRLDFSLSLACPPGYEPDAGLLQQARQEGRPIYLQDDPVRAVQEAHVINTDVWASMGQEAEAKARKKVFAPYQVNGALLQHARPDAIILHCLPAHRGEEITGEVLDGPQSAAWDQAENRLHLQKALLEWLIGWDTP from the coding sequence ATGAACCGCGACCTGTTGACTATATTGGATTTAACTGCTGCCGAGATCTACCAACTCCTGGAAAGGGCCGCGGCGCTGAAGGTCTTGCACCAACAAGACCACGATCCCAAGCCGCTGGCCGGAAAGACCCTGGCCCTGATCTTCGAGAAACCCTCGACACGTACCCGGGTCTCTTTTGAAGCCGGCATTGCCCACCTGGGCGGCAGCACCATTTATCTAGGCCGCAATGACAGCCAACTCTCCCGCAGTGAACCGATTGCCGATACGGCCCGGGTCCTGGCCCGCTATGTGGACGGCATCGTCATCCGCACCTTCGGCCATGATATTGTGGAGGACATGGCTCGCTGGGCTGACATCCCCGTCATCAACGGCCTGACCGACAGTCATCACCCCTGCCAGGTCTTAAGCGACTTGCAGACTATCCAGGAGCGCTTCGGCCGGGTGACGGACTTAAAGGTTGCCTGGATCGGCGACGGCAACAACATGGCCAACTCCTGGATTACTGCGGCCCTGCGCCTGGATTTCAGCCTGTCTCTGGCCTGCCCGCCGGGCTACGAACCGGACGCCGGACTGTTGCAGCAGGCCCGCCAAGAGGGGCGGCCTATTTATCTCCAGGATGATCCTGTCCGGGCCGTACAGGAGGCCCATGTCATCAATACCGACGTCTGGGCCTCTATGGGACAGGAGGCTGAAGCTAAGGCGAGAAAAAAGGTCTTTGCCCCCTACCAGGTGAACGGCGCTCTCCTGCAGCACGCCCGGCCCGATGCCATCATCCTGCACTGCCTGCCGGCCCACCGGGGAGAGGAAATCACCGGCGAGGTCCTGGACGGCCCCCAGTCCGCTGCCTGGGACCAGGCCGAGAACCGGCTGCACCTGCAGAAGGCGCTGCTGGAATGGCTGATCGGGTGGGATACGCCTTGA